In the Pyrococcus kukulkanii genome, one interval contains:
- a CDS encoding translation initiation factor IF-2 subunit alpha, which produces MPRRAREYPEEGEFVVATVKRVHNYGAFLELDEYPGKEGFMHISEVASTWVKNIRDYLREGQKVVAKVIRVDPRKGHIDLSLRRVTQQQRKAKLQEYKRAQKAENLLKMAAEKLGKDFETAWKEVWVPLEEEWGEVYAAFEDAAKEGIDVLKGYVPDEWLPVLKEIIDNYVEVPTVTIDAEFEITVPKPNGIEIIKEALIRARDRANKEKDIEVKFTYQGAPRYRIDITAPDYYKAEEVLEDIAEEILRVIKQAGGEATLLRKEKRIRKVKKRKK; this is translated from the coding sequence ATGCCGAGGAGAGCAAGGGAATACCCCGAAGAGGGAGAGTTCGTCGTTGCAACGGTTAAGAGGGTTCACAATTATGGCGCATTCCTCGAGCTTGACGAGTATCCCGGCAAGGAGGGTTTCATGCACATAAGTGAAGTGGCCTCAACATGGGTGAAGAACATTAGGGACTACTTAAGAGAGGGCCAGAAGGTAGTTGCTAAAGTAATCAGGGTAGATCCAAGGAAGGGGCACATAGACTTAAGCCTGAGGAGGGTCACCCAGCAGCAGAGGAAGGCCAAGCTCCAAGAGTACAAGAGGGCCCAGAAGGCCGAGAACCTGTTAAAGATGGCGGCGGAAAAGCTCGGAAAGGACTTTGAGACTGCTTGGAAGGAAGTATGGGTTCCCCTAGAGGAGGAGTGGGGCGAGGTTTACGCCGCATTTGAGGATGCAGCCAAGGAAGGAATAGATGTTTTGAAGGGCTACGTTCCCGACGAGTGGCTGCCAGTTCTCAAGGAGATAATAGACAACTACGTTGAGGTTCCAACGGTAACGATAGATGCCGAGTTCGAGATCACCGTTCCAAAGCCCAACGGAATTGAGATAATAAAGGAGGCACTAATTAGGGCCAGGGACAGGGCGAACAAGGAGAAGGACATAGAGGTTAAGTTCACCTACCAGGGAGCTCCGAGGTACAGAATAGACATCACTGCTCCGGACTACTACAAGGCTGAAGAAGTCCTTGAGGACATAGCCGAGGAGATACTTAGGGTTATAAAGCAGGCCGGAGGAGAGGCCACGCTGTTAAGGAAGGAGAAGAGGATCAGGAAGGTCAAGAAGAGGAAGAAGTGA
- a CDS encoding cation:proton antiporter yields MEILLLIAIMLATAKLMGYLFERLGQPVVLGQIFGGLLIGIFFETNPVIGQFANLGVLLLLFMAGLESELEEFKRVGKQSVVVAGLGVLVAFLFGFAVAYFFVPLHEAILYGAMMTPTSVSITVKVLMELRKLSTPEGTTILAAAVVDDVLGILILTVAISMIKGGEINYASLAEVILSVSLLLFFFLYFGPGLADRVFRVLSRIDLPESETAFALVFLIVFAFLAEHLNLASILGAYLTGLALGQSSKKKSIMDHMNVLGYSLFIPLFFVEVGMKIELSYIFHAGLFAVLYTLTAVLSKIIGCGLGAKLAGFDWSSSLRIGVGMIPRMGVELAMLAVAIESGVIGPNALTVAILMVFVTTVITPPALKWLYSR; encoded by the coding sequence ATGGAGATACTCCTCCTGATAGCGATAATGCTCGCAACGGCGAAGCTGATGGGATACCTCTTCGAAAGGCTTGGTCAGCCTGTCGTCCTCGGTCAGATATTCGGGGGTCTGTTGATTGGCATCTTCTTTGAAACAAACCCCGTGATAGGTCAGTTTGCCAATCTCGGCGTTCTTCTCCTCCTCTTTATGGCAGGACTTGAGAGCGAGCTAGAGGAGTTCAAGCGCGTTGGAAAGCAGAGCGTCGTGGTGGCTGGTCTTGGCGTTCTAGTCGCTTTTCTCTTCGGCTTTGCGGTGGCTTACTTCTTCGTTCCCCTTCACGAGGCGATTCTTTACGGTGCAATGATGACGCCAACGAGCGTGAGCATAACAGTGAAGGTGCTTATGGAGCTCAGAAAGCTCAGCACACCAGAAGGAACCACTATCTTAGCTGCCGCCGTTGTTGATGACGTTCTTGGAATTCTTATCCTTACGGTGGCCATTTCGATGATAAAAGGTGGAGAAATAAATTATGCAAGCCTTGCTGAGGTTATCCTCTCGGTTTCGCTCCTACTTTTCTTCTTTCTTTACTTTGGACCAGGCCTCGCGGACAGAGTCTTTCGCGTTCTTTCTAGGATTGATCTGCCAGAGAGCGAGACGGCCTTTGCACTCGTTTTTCTCATAGTCTTCGCATTTCTCGCGGAACACTTGAACCTCGCTTCGATACTCGGCGCCTACCTCACGGGCCTTGCCCTTGGTCAGAGCTCCAAAAAGAAGTCGATAATGGATCATATGAATGTTCTCGGCTACTCTCTCTTCATCCCACTCTTCTTCGTCGAAGTGGGGATGAAGATAGAGCTGAGCTACATCTTCCACGCGGGCCTCTTCGCGGTTCTCTACACCCTTACGGCAGTTCTTAGCAAAATAATCGGTTGCGGTCTCGGCGCCAAGTTAGCTGGGTTTGACTGGAGCTCCTCCCTTCGGATAGGCGTTGGAATGATTCCGAGAATGGGTGTTGAGCTGGCGATGTTGGCGGTTGCGATCGAGAGCGGGGTAATAGGCCCCAACGCCCTGACAGTGGCAATTCTCATGGTGTTCGTCACGACCGTGATAACACCTCCGGCCCTTAAATGGCTGTACTCAAGGTAA
- a CDS encoding cation:proton antiporter: MDVFLELALILIVAKLFGYLAVRLGFPAALGQLIGGILIGPSILNLVSFDGAVKLLADLGVVMLLFLAGLETDVEEFKHVGIPAFIIAALGVLIPFILGYVGALAWGYSSVQAMFFGGILTATSVGLTTSILMEMKKLRTRVGTTILAAAVVDDVLGIIVLTILVGINTRGSVYFEDLLIILGEVVLYFTIGLLIGHPFVKETLKLSEKITLPETVTAFAIAIMLIFAYLAEQFQIAGITGAYLAGLLVTSTDEAREIDRKFKTIGYSLFIPVFLVSIGIESDVRVLAHAGTFALIYAILAIVGKVVGCGFGAFISKFRPIEALQIGVGMIPRMEVALIMANVALNEGVFDSGVFSIPVTMVLITTIVTPFLLKWVFSRE, translated from the coding sequence ATGGATGTGTTCCTGGAGCTGGCTCTGATATTAATCGTTGCAAAGCTTTTCGGCTACCTTGCCGTTCGTCTTGGCTTCCCGGCGGCTCTCGGCCAGCTGATTGGCGGGATTCTGATAGGCCCATCTATTTTGAACCTAGTGAGCTTTGATGGGGCCGTGAAGCTTTTGGCTGACCTCGGCGTTGTCATGCTCCTCTTCTTAGCGGGCCTCGAAACGGACGTTGAGGAGTTCAAGCACGTCGGAATTCCTGCCTTCATAATAGCAGCCCTTGGCGTTCTCATACCCTTTATCCTCGGATATGTTGGTGCTTTAGCTTGGGGGTACTCAAGCGTTCAAGCAATGTTCTTCGGTGGAATTTTAACTGCTACAAGCGTTGGCTTGACCACGAGCATACTCATGGAGATGAAGAAGCTCCGCACGAGGGTTGGAACGACGATTTTAGCTGCAGCTGTAGTTGATGATGTCCTCGGCATCATCGTGCTCACGATACTCGTCGGAATAAACACCAGGGGAAGCGTCTATTTCGAGGATCTCCTCATAATCCTTGGCGAGGTCGTCCTTTATTTTACCATTGGACTGCTCATCGGCCATCCCTTCGTTAAGGAAACTCTGAAGCTCTCGGAGAAAATAACCTTACCCGAGACGGTTACAGCTTTTGCCATAGCGATAATGCTAATCTTCGCATACCTCGCCGAGCAGTTTCAGATAGCGGGTATAACAGGCGCATACTTGGCGGGTCTTCTTGTGACGAGTACTGATGAGGCAAGAGAAATTGACAGAAAGTTTAAGACGATAGGTTATTCCCTCTTCATCCCCGTGTTCCTCGTGAGCATCGGCATAGAGAGTGATGTGAGGGTTTTAGCTCATGCTGGAACCTTTGCCCTAATCTATGCCATCCTTGCGATAGTAGGGAAGGTAGTTGGTTGCGGCTTTGGGGCCTTCATCTCGAAGTTTAGGCCGATTGAAGCCCTTCAGATAGGGGTTGGCATGATACCACGCATGGAGGTGGCTCTCATCATGGCCAACGTGGCTCTCAACGAAGGTGTCTTTGACAGTGGGGTCTTCTCGATACCAGTCACGATGGTTCTGATAACCACTATAGTGACACCCTTCCTCCTGAAATGGGTCTTCTCAAGGGAATAG
- a CDS encoding GNAT family N-acetyltransferase yields MIREATLDDVMGIVKCHLSDVDIPEYPRLSVFDRYKYGGPWMSVETCSIHLNYMFLHNQPVLVAEIGNEVVGELELLIEEEMFLKKLRKVCNADVLIVHRDFRGKGIGKALMQKAEEFARAKGCDVILVTPEDRSYGFYKRLGYKKLLENYVVKISTRNFEPEDAKLCSFSWEKVKGLELVAGRFQSSYHHWFSSFIDLIADIDKILEAGRLGKSYYVIRELPNGLGGIYVWGHEKDIPRILGRAKKYFSEVITAISRDLIEELEAEILRRNVILGKWIS; encoded by the coding sequence ATGATAAGGGAAGCAACTCTAGATGATGTCATGGGAATAGTGAAGTGCCATCTTTCTGACGTTGATATTCCAGAATATCCCAGGTTAAGCGTTTTTGATAGGTATAAGTATGGAGGACCTTGGATGAGCGTTGAGACTTGCTCAATCCATCTAAACTACATGTTCCTTCATAACCAGCCAGTCTTAGTTGCAGAAATTGGAAATGAAGTTGTTGGAGAGCTTGAACTCCTAATTGAGGAGGAAATGTTTCTAAAGAAACTTAGGAAAGTGTGTAACGCAGATGTTCTTATAGTTCACAGAGACTTTAGGGGGAAGGGGATTGGCAAGGCATTAATGCAAAAAGCGGAGGAATTTGCTAGGGCTAAAGGATGTGATGTCATATTAGTGACTCCTGAGGACAGGTCCTATGGTTTCTACAAGAGACTGGGATACAAAAAGTTGCTAGAGAACTATGTCGTTAAGATAAGCACTAGGAATTTTGAACCAGAAGATGCAAAGCTTTGCAGTTTTTCGTGGGAGAAGGTAAAGGGACTTGAGCTTGTTGCTGGAAGATTTCAAAGTTCGTATCATCACTGGTTTTCAAGCTTTATAGACTTAATTGCAGATATAGATAAAATTTTAGAGGCAGGGAGATTAGGAAAATCATACTACGTCATAAGAGAGTTACCCAACGGGTTGGGAGGGATTTATGTTTGGGGACATGAAAAGGACATTCCAAGAATCCTTGGGAGAGCTAAAAAGTATTTCAGTGAAGTTATAACAGCAATCTCCCGTGATTTAATCGAGGAGTTAGAAGCCGAAATTCTTAGGAGAAATGTCATCTTAGGGAAGTGGATATCGTAA
- a CDS encoding UvrD-helicase domain-containing protein: MSELKSARVKVIGPPGTGKTRSLVDLVERVQGGDRGVLETLGLERAPLGEELAFISLENSAIREILDRRGQNEKAGWIRTLDGVIVRALVVSGKIESKEIPSPQKIDVIKQRLMKRFRLDADTLNTHLAELTRAIHTFQDIEQVLKHNKVVRAYYAELAKRKMLDYDLARLRALEYADEIREAIENDEKHDLPRLVVVDEGQDFSALDWKVLSSLFPSAQLVVAGDDMQSIFEFRGAKSEIFKNMSAKKVVLLDKSYRLPKDVIDVAKSFADATLKYHYEFAAAEDKEAKFFEVDSVKKLLALVRAALKRCFTVAVLTRRISTAELLRNVFIRNHIFADTFQQNYASKVHEVRQLLELVQKQHKSKRDYEQLVKLTQKLVEDQRVVRYVTETFKQGQIFWHRLNSLEIKLRMLKTHIRELVEAYNTSGEGVVVDTMHSAKGREADYVVLVDDFHSKTPSWTEEARLLYVALTRAKRGVVFAKIFKKNKLVELAEEIANEVASVRAL; encoded by the coding sequence ATGAGTGAGCTCAAATCAGCCCGCGTAAAAGTGATTGGGCCCCCCGGCACTGGTAAAACTAGGAGCCTTGTCGATCTAGTTGAGAGAGTGCAGGGTGGTGATAGAGGAGTGCTCGAAACGCTTGGGCTTGAAAGGGCACCCCTGGGTGAAGAACTTGCATTTATAAGTCTTGAAAACTCAGCAATTCGAGAAATACTTGATAGAAGAGGGCAAAACGAGAAGGCGGGCTGGATACGAACCCTCGATGGTGTAATAGTGCGTGCTCTCGTTGTGTCAGGCAAAATAGAGAGCAAAGAAATCCCCTCACCTCAAAAAATCGATGTAATCAAGCAGAGGTTGATGAAAAGATTTAGGCTTGATGCTGATACGTTGAACACACACCTTGCAGAACTGACGAGAGCTATACACACGTTCCAAGACATTGAACAGGTGCTAAAGCATAACAAAGTTGTGAGGGCTTATTATGCTGAACTTGCGAAGAGAAAAATGCTTGATTACGATCTTGCAAGATTGAGAGCTCTTGAATACGCTGACGAAATAAGAGAAGCTATCGAGAACGATGAAAAGCACGATCTACCCCGCCTCGTTGTCGTAGACGAAGGCCAGGACTTCAGTGCTCTAGACTGGAAAGTGCTCTCCTCTCTCTTTCCATCCGCCCAACTCGTTGTGGCTGGCGATGATATGCAAAGTATTTTTGAGTTTAGGGGGGCAAAGAGTGAGATTTTCAAAAATATGAGTGCTAAGAAGGTCGTGTTGCTTGATAAGAGCTATAGACTACCCAAGGATGTGATAGATGTTGCAAAAAGCTTCGCTGACGCGACGCTGAAATACCACTACGAGTTTGCTGCGGCGGAAGATAAGGAAGCGAAGTTTTTCGAAGTTGATAGTGTGAAGAAGTTGCTAGCACTTGTGAGGGCTGCGCTAAAGCGATGTTTTACTGTCGCGGTACTGACGAGAAGAATATCGACAGCGGAACTGCTCAGAAATGTTTTTATAAGAAATCACATCTTCGCAGATACTTTCCAGCAGAACTATGCCAGCAAGGTCCATGAAGTTAGACAGCTGCTTGAGCTCGTGCAAAAACAGCATAAGTCGAAAAGAGACTATGAGCAGCTAGTGAAGCTAACGCAAAAGCTTGTTGAAGATCAAAGGGTTGTAAGATACGTGACAGAAACGTTCAAGCAAGGTCAAATCTTTTGGCACAGGCTGAACAGTCTCGAGATAAAGCTTAGAATGCTGAAAACACACATTAGAGAACTTGTTGAAGCATACAATACGAGCGGTGAGGGTGTTGTAGTTGATACAATGCACTCGGCAAAGGGACGAGAAGCTGACTACGTCGTGCTTGTTGATGATTTTCACTCAAAAACGCCGAGCTGGACTGAAGAAGCACGCCTGCTATACGTAGCGCTAACCAGAGCGAAGCGGGGGGTTGTGTTTGCGAAAATCTTCAAGAAGAACAAGCTCGTTGAACTGGCTGAAGAGATTGCTAATGAAGTTGCGTCTGTCCGTGCTCTTTGA
- a CDS encoding CBS domain-containing protein — MDTLSLKKSLKESKAKKVQIIRSKRKMLQLKRKEELSYNIRYISKVPIKLVMDREFLTLHPEDPISLLVQSLRGEESSAVVVDEGGRLLGFVTMKDILRFFEPPRRYSIVGVNLLKKYFISNASRVEDIMVRKPITIHINENLGRAIQIMLETGKHHLPVVDDENRVHGVLEVKDIIRLIRIVSG, encoded by the coding sequence ATGGACACCCTAAGCCTCAAGAAAAGTCTCAAGGAGTCAAAGGCAAAGAAAGTCCAGATAATCCGTAGCAAGCGCAAAATGCTCCAGCTTAAGAGAAAGGAGGAACTGAGCTACAATATCCGCTATATCTCTAAGGTTCCAATAAAGCTCGTTATGGATAGGGAGTTTCTGACCCTTCATCCCGAGGATCCAATATCACTACTTGTGCAGAGCCTCCGGGGTGAGGAGAGCTCAGCGGTGGTAGTGGATGAGGGAGGCCGTCTTCTTGGCTTTGTCACGATGAAGGACATCCTCCGATTCTTCGAGCCCCCCAGGAGGTACTCCATAGTGGGTGTGAATCTCCTCAAGAAGTATTTCATAAGCAATGCTTCCCGTGTGGAGGATATAATGGTTCGCAAGCCTATAACTATCCACATCAATGAGAACCTTGGTAGGGCGATACAAATAATGCTTGAAACTGGGAAGCACCACCTCCCCGTCGTTGATGATGAGAACCGCGTCCATGGCGTCCTAGAGGTTAAGGACATAATCCGACTGATACGTATAGTATCTGGGTAA
- a CDS encoding proteasome assembly chaperone family protein — protein sequence MKETIIVVHERPDIYDPIFIEGLPGIGLVGKLAAEHLIQELKAKKFAELYSPHFMHQVLIRKGSIVELMKNEFYYWKSPDDEHRDLIIITGDTQVPPTDSYGHFEVVGKMLDFVQEFGTREIITMGGYQVPELQGEPRVLAAVTHPDLVGYYQEKLKDCNVEVIWRVDEGGAIVGAAGLLLGIGKLRGMFGISLLGESLGYIVDAKAAKAVLSAVAKILNLEIDMTALDERAKETEEILRKVEEMQRAMMEQQLPRPTHEEEDRGYL from the coding sequence ATGAAGGAAACGATAATTGTTGTGCACGAAAGGCCCGACATTTACGATCCAATCTTTATAGAGGGCCTTCCTGGGATTGGTTTAGTTGGAAAGCTTGCAGCCGAACACTTGATTCAGGAGCTAAAGGCGAAGAAGTTTGCCGAGCTTTACTCTCCCCACTTCATGCACCAAGTGCTGATTAGGAAAGGTTCAATAGTTGAGCTGATGAAGAACGAGTTCTACTACTGGAAGAGCCCCGACGATGAGCACAGGGATTTGATAATAATAACTGGGGATACACAAGTTCCCCCAACCGACAGCTACGGCCACTTTGAAGTAGTCGGGAAGATGCTCGACTTCGTTCAGGAGTTTGGGACGAGAGAGATAATAACCATGGGAGGTTACCAGGTTCCAGAGCTACAGGGAGAGCCCAGGGTTTTAGCGGCTGTAACACATCCGGATCTCGTGGGCTATTATCAGGAGAAGCTCAAGGACTGCAACGTTGAGGTGATATGGAGGGTAGATGAGGGAGGAGCAATAGTCGGTGCAGCGGGTCTTCTTTTGGGAATAGGGAAGCTGAGGGGAATGTTCGGGATAAGCCTCCTGGGGGAGAGCTTGGGCTACATAGTTGACGCCAAGGCCGCAAAGGCAGTTCTGTCCGCTGTGGCTAAGATACTCAACCTCGAGATAGACATGACGGCATTGGACGAGAGGGCCAAGGAGACTGAAGAAATATTGAGAAAGGTAGAAGAGATGCAGAGGGCAATGATGGAACAACAGCTACCGAGACCAACTCATGAGGAGGAGGATAGGGGCTACCTCTAA
- a CDS encoding tRNA pseudouridine(54/55) synthase Pus10, with protein MILEKAKEVLEKYRLCNHCLGRLFAKLGKGSNEERGRAIRLVLEMESGLSFEEPEECDLCEGVFKKIPKLVDLCIEAVKDYEFETFRVGSRFPQEIIEREKGIWEMLGIETGEPINREFNRELGKAFAVKTGKKPSVNPDVVIIVEPFSEKVELQVNPVYVAGRYRKLVRGIPQTPAPGFGESVATIICRAFRKYFNGKCVFKGAGREDVDVRMLGRGRPFVVEIKRPRKRKVNLEDVEREINSSGKVEVLDLRFITPGEAEEILTRRHRKLYEALVYVKDGISREEVEKVVRELRGTEIRQRTPRRVLNSRADLVRIRKVYRAEGELIDDKHFKLRLLTDGGLYIKELISGDKGRTRPSVSEILGKEAWCELLDVLEVLEDDADAEGDC; from the coding sequence ATGATACTCGAGAAGGCCAAGGAAGTCCTCGAGAAGTACAGGCTGTGTAACCACTGCCTGGGAAGGCTATTTGCCAAACTGGGCAAGGGAAGCAACGAGGAGAGGGGTAGAGCCATAAGATTAGTGCTGGAGATGGAAAGTGGATTAAGCTTCGAAGAGCCCGAGGAGTGCGACCTCTGCGAGGGAGTTTTTAAGAAGATTCCCAAGCTCGTCGATCTCTGCATTGAGGCAGTTAAAGATTATGAGTTCGAAACCTTCAGGGTAGGCTCAAGGTTCCCCCAGGAAATTATAGAGAGGGAGAAGGGGATATGGGAGATGCTTGGAATAGAAACGGGAGAGCCGATAAACAGGGAGTTTAACAGGGAGTTAGGCAAGGCATTTGCGGTAAAGACTGGAAAGAAGCCCTCAGTTAATCCCGATGTGGTTATAATAGTCGAGCCGTTCTCCGAAAAGGTTGAGCTGCAGGTGAATCCAGTTTACGTTGCTGGCAGGTACAGAAAGCTCGTTAGGGGAATTCCCCAAACACCGGCCCCAGGGTTCGGGGAGAGCGTTGCGACGATAATATGCAGGGCATTTAGGAAGTACTTCAACGGAAAGTGCGTGTTTAAAGGGGCCGGGAGGGAAGATGTAGATGTCAGAATGCTTGGCAGGGGAAGGCCTTTTGTCGTTGAGATCAAGAGGCCCAGGAAGAGGAAGGTAAACTTGGAGGATGTTGAGAGAGAGATAAACTCTTCCGGGAAAGTCGAGGTGCTCGATTTAAGGTTCATAACCCCTGGAGAGGCCGAAGAAATACTTACGAGGAGGCACAGAAAGCTCTACGAAGCTTTGGTTTATGTAAAGGATGGGATAAGTAGGGAGGAGGTTGAAAAAGTAGTAAGAGAGCTGAGGGGCACGGAAATAAGACAGAGAACTCCAAGAAGAGTGTTAAATAGCAGGGCAGACCTTGTGAGGATTAGAAAGGTCTACAGGGCTGAGGGCGAGCTGATCGATGATAAGCATTTCAAATTAAGGCTACTCACGGATGGAGGCCTCTACATAAAGGAACTGATTTCTGGTGATAAAGGAAGGACTAGACCTTCGGTATCTGAGATCCTGGGGAAGGAAGCTTGGTGTGAGCTTTTAGATGTTTTAGAAGTTCTGGAGGATGATGCAGATGCTGAGGGAGATTGTTAA
- a CDS encoding RNA-protein complex protein Nop10: protein MRFRIRKCPKCGRYTLKEICPVCGEKTKVAHPPRFSPEDPYGEYRRRLKRELLGIGRKEK from the coding sequence ATGAGGTTCAGGATCAGGAAGTGCCCCAAGTGCGGGAGGTACACCCTTAAGGAGATATGCCCAGTCTGCGGGGAAAAGACTAAAGTAGCACATCCACCAAGGTTCTCACCTGAAGATCCGTATGGTGAGTACAGGAGGAGGCTCAAGAGGGAGCTCCTCGGGATAGGGAGGAAGGAAAAATGA
- a CDS encoding UbiD family decarboxylase: MLREIVKKFDDLVVVNRPVRKELEITKYLLEYKDSPVLFKDVEGWEVVGNVWSKRERIAKFLNTDNKGLLKLLAKAMEEPKDYVVVDKADFLKNKSEVNLLELPVPKFYPRDGGRYFTSAMVIARSGDFVNVSFHRMMVLDETRAAIRLVPRHLYAMWKDAVEMGEELDVRIIVGNPIHLLLAGATSVAYGISELKIASAISLQAFGRPVEVVELDGIPVPVESEFVFKAKITDELVDEGPFVDITGTYDIVRKQPVVVFERMYHVDDPVFHALLPGGYEHYMLMGLPKEPQIYSAVKRVVPKVHGVRLTEGGCMWLHAVVSITKQHEGDGKNAILAAFTGHPSLKRVVVVDEDVNIYDDREIEWAIATRFQPDRDLVVIPNARGSSLDPSGKDGLTAKWGIDATKPLDRKEEFERAKL, translated from the coding sequence ATGCTGAGGGAGATTGTTAAGAAGTTTGATGATCTTGTCGTCGTTAATAGACCCGTGAGGAAGGAGCTTGAGATAACAAAGTACCTCCTCGAGTACAAGGATAGTCCAGTTCTCTTCAAGGATGTTGAGGGCTGGGAGGTCGTTGGAAACGTCTGGTCCAAGAGGGAGAGGATAGCCAAGTTCCTGAACACTGACAATAAGGGATTGCTTAAGCTACTAGCTAAGGCTATGGAGGAGCCTAAGGATTACGTAGTTGTCGATAAAGCTGATTTTTTGAAGAACAAAAGTGAGGTTAATCTGCTTGAACTTCCAGTCCCAAAGTTCTACCCCAGGGACGGAGGGAGGTACTTCACCTCAGCAATGGTCATAGCTAGGAGCGGAGACTTCGTTAACGTTTCCTTCCACAGGATGATGGTTCTTGACGAGACAAGGGCGGCAATAAGGCTAGTCCCAAGGCACCTCTACGCTATGTGGAAGGATGCGGTGGAGATGGGAGAGGAGCTTGATGTAAGAATAATCGTTGGAAATCCCATTCATCTGTTGCTGGCAGGAGCAACGAGCGTTGCCTATGGTATTAGCGAGCTCAAGATTGCCTCCGCGATAAGCCTTCAGGCCTTTGGAAGGCCCGTGGAAGTTGTCGAGCTTGATGGAATTCCCGTTCCCGTCGAGAGCGAGTTCGTCTTTAAGGCCAAGATCACAGATGAGCTGGTTGATGAAGGTCCCTTTGTTGATATAACCGGAACCTACGACATAGTCAGGAAGCAGCCCGTGGTCGTCTTCGAGAGGATGTACCACGTTGATGATCCCGTGTTTCACGCTCTTTTACCGGGCGGCTACGAGCACTACATGCTCATGGGCCTTCCAAAGGAGCCCCAAATATACTCGGCTGTTAAAAGGGTTGTTCCAAAGGTTCATGGGGTTAGGCTCACAGAGGGAGGATGCATGTGGCTCCACGCCGTAGTCTCGATCACGAAGCAACATGAAGGGGACGGAAAGAACGCGATACTCGCGGCCTTTACGGGCCACCCGAGCCTGAAGAGGGTGGTGGTAGTTGATGAGGACGTTAATATTTACGACGACAGGGAGATTGAGTGGGCCATAGCAACAAGATTCCAGCCCGACAGGGATCTCGTTGTAATTCCAAACGCGAGAGGATCTTCACTCGATCCCTCCGGCAAAGATGGATTAACTGCCAAGTGGGGAATAGATGCTACAAAGCCCCTTGATAGAAAGGAGGAGTTTGAGAGAGCTAAACTATAA